Proteins co-encoded in one Phalacrocorax carbo chromosome 5, bPhaCar2.1, whole genome shotgun sequence genomic window:
- the LOC104043238 gene encoding retinol dehydrogenase 7 has translation MGLQEPAGSSSSLSVSSPAPNSKPAAKGNVIAWHVIANGLGLSLADSLHIAILASVLSLIIYWLIRDSHRVRNLSGKHVFITACDTGLGNSLAKWLDKRGFCVIAACATEKGCEELRSCSSLSLKTVNLNLADSNSIARAVVLVTEEMAGKGLFGLVINAEGTAPVAPTDWLRIEDFHSVLDVSLLGSIEITLKLLPLLKKAEGRVVNLINAKGLAAVVGGGYSLSKWGMEAFSDTLRIEMQHFGVKVSIVEHGFFKAGVVNSDVIEKYLLRLWNRLTPEIRDSYGEKYFVEYIKAQRSSVKRLYDSDISKIIKCVEHALIAKYPRTRYGAGWDAKFFWLFLSYAPSCLSDMLLCMTFPAPAARGRSVPGVLINI, from the exons ATGGGGTTACAAGAGCCTGCTGGTAGCAgctcctctctctctgtgtctaGCCCAGCTCCAAATTCTAAACCAGCAGCCAAAGGAAATGTCATTGCCTGGCACGTCATTGCAAATGGACTAGGT CTCTCACTTGCAGATTCACTGCACATAGCAATTTTGGCTTCTGTACTTTCTCTTATCATTTACTGGCTCATCAGAGACAGCCACAGAGTGAGAAACCTGAGTGGAAAGCATGTCTTCATAACAGCCTGTGACACCGGACTTGGAAACTCACTGGCTAAATGGCTTGACAAAAGGGGATTTTGTGTCATTGCCGCATGTGCCACAGAAAAAGGATGTGAAGAGCTACGGTCCTGCTCCTCACTCTCACTGAAGACAGTGAACCTGAACTTAGCTGACTCCAACAGCATTGCCAGGGCTGTGGTACTTGTGACTGAAGAGATGGCTGGCAAGG GGCTTTTTGGCTTGGTGATCAATGCTGAAGGAACAGCACCTGTAGCACCCACTGACTGGCTGAGGATTGAAGACTTCCACTCAGTGCTGGATGTTAGTCTGCTGGGATCGATTGAAATCACGCTCAAGCTTCTGCCACTTCTGAaaaaagctgagggaagagtAGTCAATCTAATTAATGCCAAAGGCCTCGCGGCTGTTGTAGGAGGTGGCTACAGCCTGTCCAAATGGGGCATGGAAGCTTTCTCTGACACCTTACG gATAGAGATGCAGCATTTTGGAGTGAAAGTAAGCATTGTTGAGCATGGTTTCTTTAAGGCAGGAGTAGTTAATTCAGATGTCATCGAGAAATACCTCTTAAGACTTTGGAACAGACTGACTCCAGAGATCAGGGACTCCTatggagaaaaatactttgttgaAT atatAAAAGCTCAAAGATCATCAGTGAAAAGACTGTATGACTCTGATATTTCTAAGATCATAAAATGCGTGGAACATGCCCTGATAGCAAAGTACCCCAGGACACGATATGGAGCGGGATGGGATGCAAAGTTCTTTTGGCTGTTTCTCTCCTATGCCCCAAGCTGTTTATCTGACATGCTGTTGTGTATGACGtttccagctccagcagctcgtGGGAGATCAGTTCCTGGAGTTCTAATTAACATTTAG